One genomic window of Leptotrichia shahii includes the following:
- a CDS encoding efflux RND transporter periplasmic adaptor subunit yields MKINKKAIIVMIILALLTVSCGKKKPRGNSSTARPVKVQVIGQNQMSLGYTASGSIKGIEEIPYTATSSGEVVVVNGKNGDYVNAGQVIVAIDNQAARSGVRSAVSNVRTAESNISSAHGDVSAARSNIASAEAAVEEARINYQKYKMLYDKRLITETDFLTAQTKLSSAQANLNSARSNYNTAVNALSSRKNSLSSAQADLATANDNNSKTVIKTKVSGYIANMNLERHQQVSAGAQLFTLVNESEMKLEIGVPAEIVKKIQMGAQATVKVDELNGKEIIGTVYEIAASADSASRQFIVKVKFPNPDRELKSGMYGKANIATGAEDGLIIPKKSIVVRGVQQVVYVIRDGKAVMIPINISNQNEEYAAVTGDGLTSGDQLVVDGQNVVQANEKVNIVQ; encoded by the coding sequence ATGAAGATAAATAAAAAAGCAATTATAGTGATGATAATATTAGCATTGCTGACTGTTTCTTGTGGAAAGAAAAAACCAAGAGGAAATTCATCTACAGCGAGACCAGTAAAAGTACAAGTAATTGGTCAAAATCAAATGTCGTTAGGATATACGGCGAGCGGTTCGATAAAAGGGATTGAAGAAATACCTTATACAGCGACTTCGAGCGGGGAAGTTGTAGTAGTAAATGGGAAAAATGGTGATTATGTAAATGCTGGGCAAGTTATTGTAGCGATTGATAATCAGGCAGCAAGATCAGGTGTCAGATCGGCAGTTTCAAATGTGAGAACGGCAGAATCTAATATCAGTTCGGCACATGGAGATGTAAGTGCAGCTAGAAGTAATATAGCATCAGCAGAAGCGGCAGTTGAAGAAGCTAGAATTAATTATCAAAAATATAAAATGCTATATGATAAGAGATTAATAACAGAAACAGATTTCTTGACAGCACAAACAAAATTGAGTTCAGCACAAGCTAATTTAAATTCAGCTAGAAGCAACTATAATACAGCAGTAAATGCATTGTCTTCCAGAAAAAACAGTTTGAGTTCAGCACAAGCTGATTTGGCTACAGCAAATGACAATAATAGTAAAACAGTTATTAAGACTAAAGTTAGCGGATATATTGCAAATATGAATTTGGAAAGACATCAGCAAGTATCGGCAGGAGCACAGCTATTTACATTAGTTAATGAAAGTGAAATGAAATTGGAAATTGGAGTTCCAGCGGAAATTGTTAAAAAAATTCAAATGGGAGCACAGGCAACTGTAAAAGTTGATGAACTGAATGGTAAAGAAATTATTGGAACAGTTTATGAAATAGCTGCTTCAGCTGATTCAGCCAGCAGACAATTCATTGTAAAAGTTAAATTCCCAAATCCTGATAGAGAATTAAAAAGTGGAATGTACGGAAAAGCAAATATTGCAACAGGAGCTGAAGACGGGTTAATAATTCCTAAAAAATCAATTGTAGTAAGAGGAGTTCAGCAAGTTGTCTATGTTATTAGAGATGGAAAAGCAGTTATGATACCGATAAATATTTCTAATCAAAATGAAGAATATGCGGCGGTAACTGGAGATGGGTTGACATCAGGAGACCAGCTAGTTGTTGATGGGCAAAATGTTGTACAGGCGAATGAAAAAGTTAATATTGTGCAATAA
- a CDS encoding sensor histidine kinase has translation MKLKRTLKNSMLLQLFFYYIIGNLLFVLFLSSIFYYTSKYIIMNKEIEYTNENVMSTSRYITLYVEKLQNIINLLSVNADVRNFLTLGNNNSKKSIEKMVYSILDNNKGIKNITVIGKNGSIISSDKNNDMKISANMMKEKWYVDAINNSDMPVFNPVRKDEDSSMNSNSWFLSISRDIKNSKGENLGVIVFDIKYEMFERYLRSNAFGRQSDSIIIDNHGNVIYYRDVKCFADKKCLEKFSEKNKNKDTYLYETQIENTNWNLRSLANTNDLVTLKKNFSHIVIIIFLFSLAFSSIITFIVITKILKPLIKLENHMQNFENNLREFHLSEKTGYEIQNLVEHFNVMVEKIKYLREYEIKALHSQINPHFLYNTLDTIIWMAEFEDNEKVISITKSLANYFRLSLSNGHEKIPLKDEIMHTKEYLFIQKQRYEDKLSYFFNIEDESLLSIEVPKIIIQPIVENSIYHGIKNLSGNGIITIDVYRQNSTINISVKDNGIGFEKAKQFKKSKTGGVGIQNVDKRIKFYYGKNYGVFINKDSKTKGAEVVIKIPFKSSL, from the coding sequence ATGAAACTAAAAAGAACTCTGAAAAACTCGATGCTGCTTCAGCTGTTTTTTTATTATATTATTGGAAATCTTCTGTTTGTACTTTTTTTAAGCAGTATTTTTTACTATACTTCAAAATACATCATAATGAACAAGGAAATTGAGTATACTAACGAAAATGTAATGAGTACATCACGTTATATCACACTTTATGTTGAGAAATTACAAAATATAATTAATCTTTTGTCCGTTAATGCGGATGTTAGAAATTTTTTAACATTGGGAAATAATAATTCAAAAAAAAGTATTGAAAAAATGGTTTATTCAATTCTCGATAATAATAAAGGGATAAAAAATATTACTGTGATTGGAAAAAATGGTAGTATTATTTCCAGTGATAAAAATAACGATATGAAAATATCAGCAAATATGATGAAGGAAAAATGGTATGTTGACGCAATAAATAATTCAGATATGCCTGTTTTCAATCCAGTCAGAAAAGATGAAGATTCTTCCATGAACTCTAATTCGTGGTTTTTGTCAATTAGTCGGGATATAAAAAATTCAAAAGGAGAGAATCTGGGAGTTATTGTATTTGATATAAAATATGAAATGTTTGAAAGGTATTTACGTTCTAATGCTTTTGGAAGACAAAGTGACAGCATTATTATAGATAATCATGGCAATGTGATTTATTACAGAGATGTAAAATGTTTTGCTGATAAAAAATGTCTTGAAAAATTTTCAGAAAAGAATAAAAATAAAGATACATATTTATACGAAACACAGATTGAAAATACAAACTGGAATTTAAGAAGCCTTGCAAACACAAATGACCTAGTTACGTTGAAGAAAAATTTTTCTCACATAGTTATCATTATTTTCCTATTTTCACTAGCTTTTTCCTCTATTATTACATTTATCGTAATAACAAAGATTCTAAAGCCTTTAATAAAACTGGAAAATCATATGCAAAACTTTGAAAATAATCTACGGGAATTTCATTTAAGTGAAAAAACAGGCTATGAAATTCAGAACCTTGTGGAACATTTTAATGTAATGGTTGAAAAGATAAAATATTTGCGGGAATATGAAATAAAGGCTCTTCACAGCCAGATTAATCCACATTTTCTGTATAACACGCTAGATACAATCATTTGGATGGCAGAATTTGAAGACAATGAAAAAGTAATCAGCATTACAAAATCACTTGCAAACTATTTTAGGCTTTCCCTTAGCAACGGACACGAAAAAATACCGTTAAAAGATGAAATTATGCACACTAAAGAATATTTATTCATACAAAAGCAAAGATATGAAGATAAACTTTCCTATTTTTTCAACATAGAAGACGAAAGCCTTCTTTCCATCGAAGTTCCAAAAATCATAATCCAGCCAATTGTAGAAAACTCCATCTATCACGGAATAAAAAACCTTTCTGGAAACGGAATTATCACAATAGACGTTTACAGACAAAACAGCACTATCAATATCTCAGTCAAAGACAACGGAATAGGCTTTGAAAAAGCTAAACAGTTCAAAAAGAGCAAAACTGGCGGTGTAGGAATTCAAAATGTCGATAAAAGAATAAAATTCTATTACGGCAAAAATTACGGAGTATTTATAAATAAAGACAGCAAAACCAAAGGAGCGGAAGTAGTTATAAAAATTCCTTTTAAATCAAGTTTGTAA
- a CDS encoding DUF948 domain-containing protein produces the protein MVTINLYLIFKILLNVSLAILFILFFITLIKLISVISKINSLLQKNKEQLETSIAQIPSLVKNSEKILENTNNNLKKINVLVENVNDILKASKKDIVNTSGNVSLTLENIKNVSSSVAESSKSIASNFIDKSAGIKKNVNGFISIVNIALSYWDILKKIFKKKKNRRKLWE, from the coding sequence ATGGTAACAATAAATTTATATTTAATTTTCAAAATTCTTCTAAATGTTTCACTTGCAATACTTTTTATATTATTTTTTATAACATTAATAAAACTTATTTCTGTTATCTCAAAAATAAATTCTTTACTACAAAAAAATAAGGAACAATTAGAAACAAGTATTGCTCAGATTCCTAGTTTAGTAAAAAATAGTGAAAAAATATTAGAAAATACAAATAATAATTTAAAAAAAATAAATGTATTAGTGGAAAATGTTAATGATATATTAAAAGCTTCTAAAAAAGATATTGTTAATACTTCTGGTAATGTATCTTTAACTTTAGAAAACATTAAAAATGTTTCTTCTAGCGTTGCAGAATCAAGTAAATCTATTGCTAGCAACTTTATTGATAAAAGTGCTGGCATTAAAAAAAATGTTAATGGTTTTATAAGTATAGTAAATATTGCCTTAAGTTATTGGGATATATTAAAAAAAATCTTTAAAAAGAAAAAAAATAGGAGGAAATTATGGGAATAA
- a CDS encoding PG0541 family transporter-associated protein codes for MKRLEIYFDSFYTEKMKEELREYGIDQYFIVPTVHSSWSKTFKHFNTHVWPGTDSILITYLEDEHAEEILRIIKIMKIDLGRGISMGAVIMPVEDIIL; via the coding sequence GTGAAAAGATTAGAGATATATTTTGATTCGTTTTATACTGAAAAAATGAAAGAGGAATTGAGAGAATATGGAATAGATCAATATTTTATAGTTCCAACTGTTCATAGCTCCTGGAGTAAAACTTTTAAGCATTTTAATACACATGTTTGGCCAGGAACAGATAGTATTCTAATTACTTATCTAGAAGATGAGCATGCAGAAGAAATTTTGCGGATTATAAAAATTATGAAAATAGACTTAGGCAGAGGGATTTCTATGGGAGCAGTTATTATGCCAGTTGAAGATATTATTTTGTAA
- a CDS encoding YtxH domain-containing protein gives MGLINYFEEKRLERERAIRNEQVIDSLKFLASIGAGFTLGVLFAKKSGKETRKDISNATKEGLNYVGKNLNNAKNYIKDKTSDMKEAIAEKYDEIKTKTIPEKIDDFEDKVEDVKEEIKK, from the coding sequence ATGGGATTAATAAATTACTTTGAAGAAAAACGTCTTGAAAGAGAAAGAGCAATTAGGAATGAGCAAGTAATTGATTCATTGAAATTTCTTGCTAGTATAGGTGCTGGATTTACATTAGGTGTGCTATTTGCTAAAAAATCAGGAAAAGAAACTAGAAAAGATATTTCAAATGCAACTAAGGAAGGGCTTAATTATGTAGGTAAAAATCTTAATAATGCAAAAAATTATATTAAAGATAAAACTTCTGATATGAAAGAAGCTATTGCTGAGAAATATGATGAAATCAAAACTAAAACTATTCCAGAAAAAATTGATGATTTTGAAGATAAAGTAGAAGATGTGAAAGAAGAAATAAAAAAATAG
- the upp gene encoding uracil phosphoribosyltransferase, whose product MAVFELKHPLIEHKLSNLRNKHTDTKLFRESLNEIAGLMVYEATKHLPLKEIETETPIQKTTTKVLDKPITLVPILRAGLGMIDGILQLLPNAKVGHLGVYRNEETLEPVYYYAKMPTNVVESQVFVVDPMLATGGSMIYTLDYLKEKGVKNITVLCIIGAPEGIKKFTEKHPDVDLYIAAIDDGLNEHAYIYPGLGDAGDRIFGTK is encoded by the coding sequence ATGGCAGTTTTTGAATTGAAACATCCACTAATTGAACATAAACTTTCAAATTTGAGAAATAAACATACAGATACTAAACTTTTTAGGGAAAGCCTAAACGAAATAGCAGGACTTATGGTTTATGAAGCAACAAAACATTTGCCGCTCAAGGAGATTGAAACAGAAACTCCTATTCAGAAAACTACTACAAAAGTTCTAGATAAGCCAATAACATTAGTTCCCATCCTAAGAGCAGGACTTGGAATGATAGATGGAATACTGCAGCTTCTTCCAAATGCAAAAGTAGGGCATCTGGGAGTTTACAGAAACGAAGAAACCTTAGAGCCAGTCTACTATTACGCAAAAATGCCAACAAATGTTGTTGAAAGTCAAGTTTTCGTAGTAGATCCAATGCTTGCAACAGGAGGTTCAATGATTTACACACTTGACTATTTGAAAGAAAAAGGCGTAAAAAACATAACGGTGCTTTGTATCATTGGTGCTCCTGAAGGAATAAAGAAATTTACTGAAAAACATCCCGATGTTGACTTATACATTGCGGCAATTGATGATGGACTTAATGAACATGCGTATATCTATCCAGGATTGGGAGATGCAGGAGATAGAATATTTGGAACAAAATAG
- a CDS encoding GlsB/YeaQ/YmgE family stress response membrane protein, which produces MGIIAWLILGGLSGWIASMIMNKNASMGIMANIVTGIIGAFIGGVVFNFFGHQKVTGFNFHSVLVSVVGACILLWIIGAINKK; this is translated from the coding sequence ATGGGAATAATAGCTTGGTTAATACTTGGTGGTCTTTCTGGCTGGATAGCTAGCATGATAATGAATAAAAATGCTTCAATGGGAATAATGGCTAATATAGTGACAGGAATCATTGGTGCCTTTATTGGTGGAGTAGTCTTTAATTTTTTTGGGCATCAAAAAGTAACAGGATTCAATTTTCATAGTGTTTTAGTATCTGTAGTAGGAGCATGCATTTTACTTTGGATAATTGGAGCAATTAATAAAAAATAA
- a CDS encoding efflux RND transporter permease subunit yields MTVAEFATKKVVSTTMILIFMIFAGWVAMTGMKQERIPDFDIPIVVINATWTGATAEDVKTQVSKKLEDAALNVDGIKNITTSSSYGSSVVMIEFNYGVDTDIKQVQVQTQIDKIKGQLPDDDNFKDPTVSKMDATGSSNMALMIGITGENKQLITSFAEETLQPRLKRNRGIGNISIMGNATRQIKVWLDPARLKEYNLSAAEIYSKIKAANTVTPAGTITDGTKEFILKVDGELKELDQIQDIIISNQNNQTVRLADVAKVEYGTEDPTSYVTYNGKEMVAVMIQKSKDGNLVEVAKKAKETLKEAKPLFPEGSNYNIIVDNSEKVSESIKNVASSGIQAVIITIIVLFVFLKNLRASLVVGTLIPISAMFTFFLLTTQGITLNMISLMGLSLAVGSLVDNGVVTLDNIFDHIQINKEPADVAAVRGTNEVILPMMASTATSVCVFLPIILFEGITKEVFKSIAFSMMFALSASIIVAMLWVPMASSLFLDVKKISDNAEKADRFNAFRDKYKELVAKVLGNSWKMVIGIVIAFVVVVFGIGKTVKTTFFPTIDDNQYSVVATLATGLDLDVSKDIANKMEAVVKADPATKDINVLASKDAAVINVDVKKDTMKAMNRVREKLKDLPNVTLAVSPQKAGGRSSQKDYSFQIEGDDPQELNRIANAIMADMKSQSWFKDVKSSTEGGYPQAKLEVDRVKAESYGITVTDITQMLFMTASGSANPIDVTQSTETLDVVLELEKNQKNSLNKIMDLEIKTNKGTYVRLGDIATMQYEESASTISTENGTRIVTIGANLDSSKGFNDAAAFIQQSFKKTNPAEGYKIGVAGQAKNQSEMGGQIMKDLLLAIVLIYTVLAVQLESFILPLMIMTTLPLSMIGVILGLAITRVQLSMFVMIGILMLFGMAVNNAIVMLDFVAGLRKKGWTIHDALVEACGSRLRPILMTTLTTVLGWLPMVFSSKGSSGYYQGMAIAVMFGLSFCTVLTLFFTPVLYSLVEERKERKQKEKEEKRRQGKEEERKGYTK; encoded by the coding sequence ATGACAGTAGCAGAATTTGCAACGAAGAAAGTAGTGTCGACAACGATGATACTTATATTTATGATTTTTGCTGGTTGGGTAGCGATGACGGGTATGAAACAGGAGAGAATACCAGATTTCGATATACCGATAGTTGTTATTAATGCCACTTGGACGGGAGCAACAGCGGAAGATGTAAAAACGCAAGTATCAAAAAAACTGGAAGATGCGGCATTAAATGTAGATGGAATTAAAAATATAACAACTTCATCTTCTTATGGTTCATCAGTAGTTATGATAGAGTTTAACTATGGTGTAGATACAGATATTAAACAAGTACAAGTTCAAACACAAATAGATAAAATAAAAGGACAATTGCCAGATGATGATAACTTTAAAGATCCTACAGTATCAAAAATGGATGCGACAGGTAGCTCCAATATGGCACTGATGATTGGGATTACTGGGGAAAATAAACAGTTAATAACATCGTTTGCTGAAGAAACATTACAGCCTAGATTGAAAAGAAATAGAGGTATTGGTAATATTTCTATAATGGGTAATGCGACAAGACAAATTAAAGTTTGGTTGGATCCAGCTAGATTGAAGGAATATAATTTGTCAGCGGCAGAAATTTATAGTAAAATAAAAGCAGCTAATACAGTAACACCAGCAGGTACGATAACTGATGGGACGAAAGAATTTATCTTAAAAGTTGATGGGGAGTTAAAAGAGCTTGATCAAATTCAAGATATAATTATTTCAAATCAAAATAATCAAACGGTTAGATTGGCTGATGTGGCAAAAGTTGAGTATGGAACAGAGGATCCAACATCGTATGTAACATATAATGGAAAAGAAATGGTTGCTGTTATGATTCAAAAGAGTAAAGATGGTAACTTGGTAGAGGTTGCGAAAAAGGCTAAGGAAACTTTGAAAGAAGCAAAACCATTATTTCCAGAAGGTTCTAATTATAATATAATAGTTGATAACAGTGAGAAAGTTAGTGAATCAATAAAAAATGTTGCAAGTTCTGGGATACAAGCGGTTATCATTACAATTATAGTGCTTTTTGTATTCTTGAAAAACTTGAGAGCATCATTAGTCGTGGGAACATTGATTCCGATTTCAGCAATGTTTACGTTCTTCTTACTTACAACACAAGGAATAACATTGAATATGATTTCGTTAATGGGATTGTCACTTGCGGTCGGATCACTGGTAGATAACGGGGTTGTTACACTGGATAATATTTTTGATCACATTCAGATTAATAAGGAACCAGCAGATGTAGCAGCGGTACGGGGTACAAATGAAGTAATTCTTCCGATGATGGCGTCAACGGCGACTTCAGTTTGTGTATTTCTACCTATTATATTGTTTGAAGGAATTACTAAAGAAGTATTTAAAAGTATTGCATTTTCAATGATGTTTGCGTTATCAGCTTCGATTATTGTTGCGATGTTATGGGTTCCGATGGCTTCAAGTTTATTTTTAGATGTTAAAAAAATCTCAGATAATGCTGAAAAAGCCGATAGATTTAATGCATTTAGGGATAAATATAAAGAATTAGTGGCAAAAGTATTGGGAAATAGTTGGAAAATGGTAATTGGAATTGTAATAGCATTTGTAGTAGTTGTATTTGGAATAGGAAAAACAGTAAAAACTACATTCTTCCCAACAATTGATGATAATCAATATTCGGTAGTTGCGACACTTGCGACTGGGCTAGATTTAGATGTATCAAAAGATATTGCGAATAAAATGGAGGCAGTTGTAAAAGCGGATCCAGCGACTAAAGATATAAATGTACTTGCTTCAAAAGATGCAGCGGTAATAAATGTCGACGTAAAAAAAGACACAATGAAAGCAATGAATCGTGTTAGGGAAAAATTAAAGGATTTACCAAATGTAACACTTGCAGTTTCACCGCAAAAAGCAGGAGGTCGTTCATCGCAGAAAGATTATTCGTTTCAAATAGAAGGTGATGACCCACAAGAATTGAATAGAATAGCAAATGCAATAATGGCTGACATGAAAAGCCAGTCATGGTTTAAAGATGTTAAGTCATCAACAGAAGGGGGATATCCACAGGCTAAGCTGGAAGTAGACAGAGTAAAAGCTGAAAGTTATGGAATAACTGTAACAGATATTACTCAAATGTTGTTTATGACAGCTTCTGGATCTGCAAATCCGATTGATGTAACTCAAAGTACAGAAACATTGGATGTAGTACTGGAATTAGAAAAAAATCAAAAAAATTCATTGAATAAAATTATGGATTTAGAGATAAAAACTAATAAAGGAACTTATGTTAGATTAGGGGATATTGCTACAATGCAGTATGAAGAAAGTGCTTCAACTATTTCAACAGAAAATGGAACAAGAATTGTAACAATTGGTGCAAACTTGGATAGTTCGAAAGGGTTTAACGATGCAGCAGCATTTATTCAACAGTCATTCAAGAAAACAAATCCAGCTGAAGGATATAAAATTGGAGTAGCAGGACAAGCTAAAAACCAATCTGAAATGGGTGGACAAATTATGAAAGACTTGCTACTTGCGATTGTGTTGATTTATACAGTACTTGCAGTTCAGCTAGAATCATTTATCTTGCCGCTTATGATTATGACAACATTGCCACTTTCTATGATTGGAGTAATTTTAGGATTAGCGATAACTAGAGTACAACTTAGTATGTTCGTTATGATCGGTATCTTGATGTTATTTGGTATGGCGGTTAATAATGCGATTGTAATGCTTGATTTCGTTGCAGGACTGCGGAAAAAAGGCTGGACGATACACGATGCCTTAGTAGAAGCCTGTGGTTCAAGACTCCGACCAATTTTAATGACAACACTTACAACTGTATTGGGATGGCTTCCAATGGTATTCTCAAGTAAAGGAAGCTCGGGATATTATCAAGGAATGGCTATTGCGGTAATGTTTGGACTTTCATTCTGTACGGTATTGACATTGTTCTTTACGCCAGTGTTGTATTCGTTGGTTGAAGAAAGAAAAGAAAGAAAACAAAAAGAAAAGGAAGAAAAAAGAAGACAAGGAAAAGAAGAAGAACGAAAAGGATATACTAAATAA
- a CDS encoding TolC family protein: MKKNKLRMIVMSLLLIIAIPSLAEKITIQEAAEMAIKNNKDIKIEMLKTEQEKIDVDRAWANKFFTVGYSGSAQGHLDKKFNRTGEAYQHYLTLSQPIYTGGKLKLNHEISKEKLTLAQLSLDKVKKDTVLSTVQAYIDVYNAMSTLGVLQKSKETLDENLKTQKELYDLRMTTQPELTEAERSVASIEAQIVEQEGNIEVSKEALGILIGVKNSSQIEIVPFGVEDNFTKTVKLDEDLAKLPIENTEYKMAVKQNDLSKKNIKIQEADFKPTISGMVNYGVLQSQDKFGNIFKTRNFTTSAGVKWSWDIFDWGTRKNNVNYAKKTQEISAVQVDQTLEAVQANMKKTYYQLRSLEKSIAALQLAVQKAEESYNLERERYSYRLITMENLLQSETNLRQARVNYAQAKLNYYFLVSKYGAFLD, from the coding sequence ATGAAAAAAAATAAATTGCGAATGATAGTGATGTCATTATTATTGATAATTGCAATCCCAAGTCTTGCGGAAAAAATAACAATACAAGAAGCGGCAGAAATGGCAATTAAAAATAATAAAGATATTAAGATTGAGATGTTAAAAACAGAACAAGAGAAAATAGATGTGGATAGAGCCTGGGCAAATAAATTTTTTACAGTAGGCTATTCGGGAAGTGCTCAAGGGCATTTAGATAAAAAATTTAATAGAACTGGAGAGGCTTATCAACATTATTTAACATTATCACAGCCTATTTATACAGGTGGAAAATTGAAGTTGAATCATGAAATTAGTAAAGAAAAATTGACGTTGGCGCAGCTTAGTCTGGATAAAGTGAAAAAAGATACAGTTTTAAGTACAGTTCAGGCATATATTGATGTTTATAATGCAATGAGCACGTTGGGAGTATTGCAGAAATCAAAGGAAACGTTAGATGAGAATTTAAAAACACAAAAAGAATTGTATGATTTGAGGATGACTACTCAGCCAGAGCTTACTGAAGCAGAAAGAAGCGTGGCGTCCATTGAAGCGCAAATTGTGGAACAGGAAGGAAATATTGAAGTTTCAAAAGAAGCATTGGGAATTTTAATTGGAGTGAAAAATAGTTCGCAAATCGAGATAGTTCCATTTGGAGTAGAGGATAACTTTACAAAAACAGTTAAATTGGATGAAGATTTAGCAAAATTGCCGATAGAAAATACAGAATACAAAATGGCTGTGAAACAAAATGATCTAAGCAAAAAAAATATAAAGATACAAGAAGCTGACTTTAAACCGACAATTAGTGGAATGGTAAATTATGGTGTATTACAAAGTCAAGATAAATTTGGAAATATTTTTAAGACAAGGAATTTTACGACTTCAGCTGGAGTAAAGTGGAGCTGGGACATATTTGACTGGGGGACAAGAAAAAATAATGTGAATTATGCGAAAAAGACTCAGGAAATATCAGCAGTTCAAGTAGACCAAACTTTGGAAGCTGTTCAAGCTAATATGAAAAAAACTTATTATCAATTGAGATCTCTTGAAAAAAGTATAGCGGCATTACAGCTGGCGGTCCAAAAAGCAGAAGAATCTTATAATTTAGAAAGAGAAAGATATTCATATAGATTAATTACAATGGAAAATTTATTGCAATCAGAAACAAATTTAAGACAGGCTAGAGTAAATTATGCACAGGCTAAATTGAATTATTACTTTTTAGTTTCTAAATATGGAGCATTTTTAGATTAG
- a CDS encoding TetR/AcrR family transcriptional regulator: MSGKEKNIKKQKKRKILEKAFELFRKNGYTDTKVEDITRKLGISKGSFYTYFKTKEELLCEVLESVKKSEMKKYSKVEIDENPRKTLENFIKERFKSFLELLNNVDIGIVRSFAQNTIAGKFHEEMTKFFKSFIKENILLRYESNREYDMEIISDFIILAINNYLIEKIVCKKEYTFSSKEEFDGIVEDNQKLINEIVKFIDNALKQIK; the protein is encoded by the coding sequence ATGTCTGGGAAAGAAAAAAATATAAAAAAACAGAAAAAAAGAAAAATATTGGAAAAAGCCTTTGAATTATTTAGAAAAAATGGGTATACGGATACAAAAGTTGAGGATATAACAAGAAAGCTGGGAATTTCAAAAGGGAGTTTTTATACGTATTTCAAAACGAAAGAGGAACTTTTGTGTGAAGTATTAGAAAGTGTAAAAAAATCTGAAATGAAAAAATATTCAAAAGTAGAAATTGATGAAAATCCGAGAAAAACTTTGGAAAATTTTATTAAAGAGAGATTTAAAAGTTTTCTAGAACTTTTGAATAATGTGGATATTGGAATAGTAAGGTCTTTTGCTCAAAATACAATTGCAGGGAAGTTTCATGAAGAGATGACAAAATTTTTTAAGAGTTTTATTAAAGAAAATATACTTTTAAGATATGAAAGTAACAGGGAATACGATATGGAAATTATTTCAGATTTTATAATTCTGGCAATTAATAATTATTTGATTGAAAAAATTGTATGTAAAAAAGAGTATACTTTTTCTTCAAAAGAAGAATTTGACGGGATAGTAGAGGATAATCAGAAATTGATTAATGAAATTGTAAAATTCATCGATAATGCACTGAAACAGATTAAATAG
- the ricT gene encoding PSP1 family protein, with protein sequence MKIINIKFRKTKKVYPFIISDSEDYKKGDYVLVDTIRGEQIGIVLGIALNRGNNDQDDLKIREVKRKLSEGEIEKLAVLDKKADEAYFKCKKIVKRLLPEMNLVIGEYTFDEGKLIFYFTANSRLDFRELVKEVNKTFKKRVEFYQIKTNDEGRILSAFGKYGREIYW encoded by the coding sequence ATGAAGATAATAAATATAAAGTTTAGGAAAACAAAAAAAGTTTATCCGTTTATAATAAGCGATTCAGAAGATTATAAAAAGGGAGATTATGTTCTTGTAGATACAATTCGTGGAGAACAAATAGGCATAGTTCTCGGAATCGCATTAAATAGAGGAAATAATGATCAAGATGATTTAAAAATTAGGGAAGTAAAACGAAAATTGTCAGAAGGAGAAATAGAAAAATTAGCAGTTTTAGATAAAAAAGCAGATGAAGCATATTTTAAATGTAAAAAAATTGTAAAAAGACTGCTTCCTGAAATGAATCTTGTTATTGGAGAATATACATTTGATGAAGGTAAGTTAATATTTTATTTTACAGCTAATAGCAGGCTTGATTTTAGGGAATTGGTAAAGGAAGTAAATAAGACATTTAAAAAAAGAGTAGAATTTTATCAAATTAAGACAAATGATGAAGGAAGAATTTTATCGGCTTTTGGGAAGTATGGACGGGAAATTTACTGGTAA